The Polyodon spathula isolate WHYD16114869_AA chromosome 21, ASM1765450v1, whole genome shotgun sequence genome contains the following window.
CACTTCAACCATACTGATAATGTCATATCATGAATGGGGTTTGTTTGTAATGTGTGGCATGCGGCAGTCGAAACAGGAACTCTGGCTCAAtgcttatgaaaaaatatataaatgtatataaatgggtacgggatataaatgggtctgtgtaacacgagcaatttaaaatgtatatttgtatttaggcacgaggattgcatagcactccaattgaatgattgattagcaatcgagtctcggtacagctgcataaaagcagtatgttttcactcactcagatttgtgtgttcgggaagtggagaacgggtgagagagaggagaggtgatttaaaatataacaaatgattGCTCCAGCACTCTACTTGTGTGTTTAGCGTTCGTCCACTGTCAtgtttatctgtctgtttgtttggccacctcgccattttgttttgtgtttttgttctacccttttattttactgtctgtttattaaactgcgcatcagtgCCTTCATCATTTCACCCGTCCTGTCTCCCACCTTTGTCgacaggagactacacgctgctcccacctttgtcGCCAGGACACTACAAACTGCTCCTACCTTCGTCGCCAGGAGTCTACACGCTGCccccaccttcgtcgccaggagtCTACACGCTGCccccaccttcgtcgccaggagactacatgctgctcccacctttgtcgccaggagactacacactgctcccacctccactgcttccaccaccaggaaGAGAGCAGCAGAAGCGCCACGACAAGGGCGCCACGACAAGCCATCCTGTGACAACCATAGACATAGTTGAATGAGATATGAGTCATCCTGTGACTTTTTCTTATATTATACTCATCAATTttgatattagtttttttttttcttcacatactTGTTGGATGACATCTGCAAAGAAGCGATCAAGATATTTTCTTCCTTAGGATCTTTGAAAAAATACCATTCAAAAATCAAATTTAtctttattataatatatgtgtttttgaaaaaggaaaatgtgTGTACTTTTACTGAAATAATTTTGTCTGCATTAAGTGTGGTTGTTTGcaaaataagttacttttttataAACCATTTTCACACTTCCATTGTATAGTGGAAGTTGTTATTTTAAGCTTGTCATAGAGACTTATTCCCTAACAGAAGAGTCAGGAAAATTCAAACTATAACCCATAGAAGACCGATTTAACCAAAagcattataataaataaaaatatggtaACCATTGTATCCTGGATAATCCTGCAGTTGAAGTTGGTTTGTTATCTTTGAGCTTAAGTGCAGCTATAGAGAAGGTAATACAATTGAAAGGTGAGGTCAGAATTCTGAATGGAGTCATATCTGGGATGTTAAGACTCACCTATGAGAAATCAACCACAATCAATCACAATTTCAGATTTGTCAAAAGGCttcctgtgtacagatgttaCCAAGGTATAGAACACTACAGCAGAATTAAagtcatgtgtttttgtgtgtttagtagcGGTTGTGATTGGTAACAAATGAATATTCTATGTATATTTGGTACAGCTATAATGCTTTGTATTGTTCTCAACTAAATTGCACAAGATGGTGATTGAGTAGTGTATTTCTACATGTGTTCATGCTGGCCCTTATGAGAATTCAACACTTTTTGACAGTCCTTGACATGTCTAATATGTAGGGGTTAGCTCCTATCTTTTAAAACCTGCGTTTCATATGGCCAAGTGCACATGCTCTTGCAACTAATTACAACAGCAGAAGGCTATAAATGACACATTCAGGCTGCTGTAGCTCAGTGGTTACTTACATTGACTCAAAGCACCTATTTAGTTGATAAAATGTCCAGTATATTGcatactgtgtactgtattaggtaacagtttaacaaaaaaagtgcTAACCAACATTTAAACTCAATTTACTTCCCATTGAATATTTTCCTttatgacttttttgtttttttacgtcATCGTAAATGACTGTAtcgtccattattattattatttattaacagtatATATGTAGTAGTATGTGATTACGATTATTATTGGATAcctaataatattatataatatatattattataagataataatataaacatagaTTCAAcaccagacaaaaacaaaacagacattgtgaaaataaacagtgttaaGTACTGTACTCTGTtaacatgtaaaataattttattatgaaTTAACAATAATGagtctctcattctctctctctctctctctctctctctctctctatatatatatctatatatagatatatatgaatatatagggTATATGgtgccgtatatatatatatatatatatatatgtcagtgcATACAGGCATCattgttgtatttgtgtttcatattttagTCACACAAAATCATCAGCGCTACAGAATATTATAAAGGCTCTAATGTACTGCAGTGGCGTCAGCTATTATAGTACAATGAGGGAGCAATAACAGAATTATAATAATCAACATACTGGACACTACAGTGACAGACAGATTTTCCTATCTGCACATACCAGAATTGCCTGCACTGCTTTCATTCATACTGTCCAAGGGCATTTAGAGTACTATGATGCTAAATAACCTTGGTGACACTAATGTTCTTCtgccatccaaaaaaaaaaaaaccttgcctgGCTGCActatttataagaatcactgatccCCTTTTTCCAAGGCTGAAGCTATTGCTTTAATTACCATTCTGCCATGTGCTGCAGTTTTTTGGTACCAACCTGTAGTGCGGACAGCTGTGTTCATCTATTTTGCTGCAAAACAGAGTGAATCCACTTTAAGATGCCTTGTGCAATTTGATATATTCGGCAGCAGGATTTATCGATATTAGAGTTGATACGAAATAGAATGAATAGGGTGAAAGTTTCACAACAGCCAGCACCGGACTGCAGTATGAATATTAATtatacacagctttttttttcttctttccaccACCCTTCCCACATTCCCTGTGCCTTTGGATCTACTAGCATAAAGGGAGAGCAGTATTTTATACAGGATGTATTGACATGCTAAGATGATTGGATACTACGTTAATGAATTGATAAGAAATCCATTCCCATGATTTAATTAGGaacacactgttttattttttttatttatttttatggcaaTGGATTCAAGGGATGTTACTGCAGCAGTGAAACTGatgcttaaaataaagtatttaccTCGATCTATAGTGAAGCTTGCTTCAGGCTTTTTCCTACCTCAGGGGAGATCTATCTGAGGCAAGAGTGAGAAATAGGGTcttgcatgtgtgtttgtttctttttgttcttttttattatttttttaaatccactgattACTACAATCATGTTAATGAAATAGATGCAATTCCCTAGCCCTGGGAGCAAAGGGCTGCTTTTTTTGGATGAAGATTTAAATTGGatttgaaaaagtatttttaaatttcttctgATCCATGAAACAAGGCGATTTCTGTGTGCTCGACAACTCAAGGGGGACTTTGTGAGAAGAAAACAGAGGGTGTTATCTGTGATTAGAAGGTAAGGgcttttgattaattaaaaactgCAGGTATACAGGTAAGGTAATGCAGCTGCAGCATATAATGGAAAGTTATATAGAGAGACTTGCACTTCAATAATTGAAGCTTCTTTAATGGAAACTCTTGTGTGTAATAGATTGTATATCTTAATGATTAAGAAAGTATTGAAGCTACTGTTGAAATAAGGATATTGTTCTTTGAGCTTGCACTGATAAAGGTGCTTCTGGTAGAGGAGTGAACATTCCAGCAATAACAGTATAAGATCCTAACCCAGGACTAAATTAAAAGTTATGCTTGGATGGATGAAATAGTGTCAATCACTGAAGTTAACCAATGGTTCAGTTTCATTAGTATGACTGCACCATTTTGCATtgatagcaccgtgtaacaatttattttttttggttcctgggtagtaagtgttatttcctaattgcttatgcctcaaacgtatagaaaatggctattattccccacaaactttgcttttgtgaccaggacagtgatatttcaaaatatcactatttccaatgggaaaacgggcaaaaatttacgattgtactgtatttacttgttaatttggattcatatgttgtttttggtttttgactttatgtgaacgaaaagacacacatttgcccgttttcccattggaaatagtgatattttgaaatataaagtGAAAAGTATACATTAAATAGTGTTTTGCAGTTTTGGTTAGTTTTTACATCAGTGTACAGCTGCCTAATTAAAGCTTTATTTTGAGAAATGACACTAATTAGGAACCTTCAGGAGAAATTGGGACACCTAAAAATATCAAACTCTAAAGCAATTAAAACTCTGCTCTTTGGGTATTTCTACTTCCTTTCAGGGTGGTTGTGTG
Protein-coding sequences here:
- the LOC121295978 gene encoding formin-2-like, whose translation is MEEEQQTGHYKLLLPSSPGVYTLPPPSSPGVYTLPPPSSPGDYMLLPPLSPGDYTLLPPPLLPPPGREQQKRHDKGATTSHPVTTIDIVE